A region of the Apium graveolens cultivar Ventura chromosome 6, ASM990537v1, whole genome shotgun sequence genome:
TGTTCTGCAAATATTGACCAATAATACATATAATCCCAGAGCAAAATGTAACAATTATCCTTTGATTATTCTAATTAAAGTCACTTAGTCGAGGTCACTTGTCCAAATAAAACAAACAGACAGAAAACATTCATCGTTTTATGGTCTACTATTAGATTTAAGAAAATAGTGGCTATAAACAAAGAAGAGAATTTGACATTGAACCAAGGAAATAGATCTTTCAACAAAACTAATATGATACATATATGTCCTGTTAACATCCTAAACGCACCGCACCATTAACAAGCACAATTTTGAACTTGGAAGGCTCAGAATGAAATCACTGTTAGAATCTTATCTTGGTACTAAAATGCAGAAAACAATTACGGGAGGCGAAGATAGATAACCTATATTTGGCTTTCTTTTCCCTTTGACCTGAACTTCTTCCTCAGATTCCTACAATGATCAAATACATCCTCCCTGATATCATATTGTGATCAATTACAGCCTTATACCGGCACTTGAACCCCAGACAACCTATGCCTACCAAGTACAACCTTAGACTTGCAATAAAACCTTATTCAAAAAGTGTATCCAAAGTTTTGAGCATCATTACAACCTTATTGTACTACACTATGCTGCTCTTTTTCTTAGATTGCTAGTACTGTTTTCTTTGTCAGAAAATTCCATGTCATTGGATAGTTGGTTGGAATTAATGCTATAATGATATATTAATATAAGAAAAAAATACAGCCATTTAACCTTGTGAAATGACATTGTTACTACAGATAAATTCATCAAATGTCAAGGGAAAGATAATGACATATTAATATAAGAAAAAGATACAACCATTTAGCCTTGTGAAATGACATTGTTACTACAGATAAATTCATCAAATGTCAAGGGAAAGATAATGttaataaaaagaatttaaatagtACATTCAAAGAAATACTAGAAAAATGTATAGTGTAGCATTACGAAAGAACATAAACAAGGAGGAACGGTAGGCACCATGCCAGAACATAACTTTAAACTTTACATCTCTCTTCTACTATCACGTAAATCATGCATTTGCTTTATTGAATATCAGCTTATTACCCCGCGCTAAATTGACATAGAATTTTAGTCCACGGTAGTTGTTTGTAGAGGAAGAGAACTTTCAACTTCCTTAGTCTGTGAGTTTCTTTCAGCAACAATTTTAGACATTCCAAACATCTAAAAAAGAATTAAAAACTTCACTCAGCAAAGAATATAGACAACAAAGTTAAGTAGGGATTGTACAACTACGAAAGTTGAAAACTAGATACTAACTTTATGGATTGTCTTCTTAAAGCAAGATACATGTTCATCCATCGAAGCATTAATAAATTCGTCAATATGTTCCTTTACGTCCTCCAAGAAAGTTGCTTCTTCAGATTTCTTTTTCCTGCATGAAGCAATGGCCAGTGCTGTAGCAGCCGGAGATTGTTGCTGATTTTCTTTTTCCATTCTACAAATACAATAAAAGAAAAGGCATGAGAGCAGAAATATACAAGAATATGATACAATCATTACTCTACAAGTGACATCTGATATAAACGGATTTCGACTTAGACTAAGTACCATCCACTTGGTCCACTACAACTAGGGACTTGATGATACGATCATAAGAGGTAGAGGCAAACAGCGAACATGACAGAAGAATTGATGTTGTTTTTTATTGGCGCCTTGCTAATAgtattatataaattataattCCCAATTAAGACACTCCCACGCGCAATTCTAAAATATACAATCTTCAGGATGCACATACTCGGAATTTAGCTGAAATATTAATACTCACCAAAGaggaaaaccaagaaactaagtTGAATTACAAGGTTCCGCGATAATTAAAGACTCGAAAAGAACTAACAACACAATCAGCACTAACAAAGCTTCTGTTCTAACCTAGCATTCGAAATGACCAAAAGCATATCTAATCACATAAGCATCGAATTATTATACCATGGAGACCGGAGTGAATTATCATATGTTAATTACTGAGCCTAAAGTTGTATACAACTAAAATTTTACAGCAGGAAAAGAATCATAAAGAACTTAATTTAAAGATTAAAGCTCGAACAAGAATGGGGCTATACATACATAAAATATGAGAATTAAGATGGTGCTAACCTGTTCGGATTGTGAAAAGAAGATGATAAATTGCAACAGCTTTCACCTTTTTTGAGAGCCTGTTTAGCTGATCCTACACCCACGACCACGAGGCCCCGACCTTTCCAGTTAAAAAACAAACTAATCGAAGTTagaaaaatagcttcaaatacAAAGTTGgaagaaaatattttttaaatattttttttttgtgattttattattattaaaccATAAAAGTTAGGGCTTTTCTCATAAAtacctaaattttataaactttttgtaaaaatactgtcagttttaaaataaattataaaaatactacatttcaaaaaatatttgcaaaaatacggagGTTGCATTTACAACCATATTtgcaactgctagcaaccatataTGCAACTACAAATGtaaatttgaaaaaatatgtTGAAAATTACATTTAGTTGCAAAATAAGTTGTTTATGTGGTTGCAAATGGCGAAAAAGGAATGTCCCTACGGGGCCAATACTAATACCACAAGAGTAACCATGAAATCAACTGAAAACAATCCCACCTAAAAGTATAATACGCACAATTTTCTAACAAATATTCATTCTGAATGTGTAGATCATCAACGATCGTGAAACAGGGAGATCAAGagtgtaatatcccgtaatttttaaaaatagaataatagaataatagaataaaaagaattaaaattagacaaggactatgatttaaaattgaattagactaatggacctaaaatttggatcagattctaatatggataacttgtaggttaagatataggcttttgtatcgttataaatacatcctAATCGTATACCTcaagttttatatcaaaattcgtaGGCCTTTTTCTCTcataaatcagcagtcttgtaaaattcgtagaaaattcatcttaagtcggaattcagtgatcctgaatttttcggaaagatcttttcgttctctacaactttcgtggtTTATATTTTTCAAGATAACGTTGTTTAGAGGGTCAtaaaggctatattcagatctggtcaggttttgaggtaagttttcgatcgatcttactagtgttttcaaaattgtgtgttgtgcgtttatatttgattatcaaaacttgggctaagtgatcacatatttgatattattatgtgatataaaatatgtatcgatgtatatatgtgatgtctagacgataatttaagatttttgatttgtgccatggtttgtgaaaatatcgaataagatGTTCGAATTTTTTTAGCGGTTTGGTTTTTTCGGTTCGGTTTATCGGtttttttcggtttcggttttttcTGCTCACCCCTAGGTTATGTTATTATTCTTCAAAATTTAAAACTGGAAAGAGTTAATCTAACAAAAAAATGTGACTAATTCTTGGAGATACGGAAAAGAAATGATTATCGTGATTATTTGCTAATGACGAGTGTTAGAAATTGCATTGGATATTTTGGATTGTGTAAGTTAATTGGATTGTAGCCAGTGATGTTAGGAATTAAGTATTCAGGATGATCTAATTTTATGAGTAAGTTATGTATATTTTCTAAAAAGAGCTACTAGGTTTGCCATTATAATTGAAAGTAAAATTATATTATAGAAATTGTAAATGTGTTGACGTGAAAAAAGTGGTAATACAAAAATAGTTGTATAACTATTGTCTCTAAGTGATTTTCCAAATTTATATTGATTATAAAAGGTTGTTTTCAAATTTTGTTTATACAAAAGTAAATTGATGATGAGAATTTTATATATAACATGTCAACTTTTTTTTTAAGTTGGTTTGCTGGGAGAACAATAGGGACCTCACTAAACtaagaataatattttaatatatgtGAATCCAAGTAACTAACTTATAGATATTATAATTCTTCTTATATGTTAAGGTTTGATATTTTTTTAGTCAGCATGTTGAATTTTTTTAGTAGAGATAGTTTCAGTATTGAATTTTATTACTATGTAGTGTCAATATTTATTTTCGGTGTATTTTTTTTTTGGTTAAAATTGGACTATATAgttaattttggtaattatttgTATATTGTAATTTATCTTGTGAATGATTTTAGAAATATTTGTATTAAGTTTGTTTTGATTATTATTGTTGATATCAAAATACTAACtgaataaaatattaatttctttGTGATCCagattatttatttatgaattacGTGTATGACTTTAAATATTTTCTTTAATCTTAAATGTGTTTTATACGTTGCAtatttagtttatgtgtttgttcAAATTTGATACCAGTGTtgatatttttgtaatatttttgaTAAGTGCCTAATTTTCGGAGAAGGTTGTCCACCTCCTAGGTAGACATGGTATTATAAGCTTTGTCGTGCTAGTTTAGGCAAATATATAATTTTAGATATGACGAGCTGTGCAGGGTTTTTGGCTCTTTATTTTAGTTGAGTCTTTGTGTCGCGAACATGCATTTTTTTAGGGAGCACAAAAAACAAAAAAGTTAAGAACGATTTAGGTATTCATGAATTTTGTTATAATCACATATGATCTAAGCATGCATTGTATTTTGTGTAATTGTATAACATAAGATACTTCTCGTTGACTTTGTATTTACTTTATGGTGTTTAATTTATACATTAAGTAAATTATCAAATGAGAATTATATTCGACAGAATAATAGAATGATAGATGCActtctttatttttcttaaataagTTGGACTCATTATGTAGTCTTTTCTTTTCATTATACTAGAGATTATTTTATTTCACCAACTAATGGTACTTTTTTTACTCGTTTAGTGTGCTTATGTAATATAAGGTCCGAATTTATGGGTATCATGTAATAGTTATCAATATTATTATATAGACTGTTGTAGatcattaattttttttaaactaATTAAATTTATTGTACTCTGACTTGCTATTTAATACATAATTTTAAATTCCTTTCTCTTTTAAATCGAGATAACTACAATTAGTGATGAGCCTAATTAAAGATATTTTAAAGTTAACTTACTAAATATTTAATGCCTCAATTCTTTGTTTTATGTTCGCTATACCTCTCTATTTAAATAGTAAATATTCATCAAGAtattctcaattttttttataaaattgtggttACATTATACTTTATGTGTACCATGATGTATCGAAAGATTTTGGTTTAAGAATTTGGAGTTATAATTTATAGTGGAAAgaccagtgatatttaaattgGTCAAAATGGTAATATGGAGTAACAAAAAAAACAAGACAAAATCTTAACCCCATAATTTTGTATTCTTGAAATTATCATTTTTATTTAGTGCTATAAATATCTTTTCATAGGGCAATTTGAGTTGTGATAAATTAGTTCCttcaataatataaaaaaatgCCTTTTGTGTCGCTGCAATCAAAATTATGTAATGTGCAAATTTActcatatattatattttaaatattatattttgaGAGGTTGCGAGCATCATGTGCAACAATTAGTTTAAAAATAATAGAACAAGATTAGATACGATATGAGGAAATAGTTTCTGATGACTTGTGATAAATAGTTAACTTCAATATTTTAGGGCCTTAATTCTTGTTAGTCCTTTCTTTTTATATTCTAACTGTCCAGGTTGTATGTCTTTGCAGTGGTACGAGGCATTTGCATTTAACTGTATATGTATTGCTGCTGATTTTAAAAATAACTTATGGCCCATTTGGGAACCTAAATTTCATTTGAAATCCTGGATTTCATCAAATAAGTTGTTTGggaatttgaatttgaatttgaatttcaTTTGAAATCCAGGACATTCAAATACTGGTATAAACATGAGAATTTGAAATGACAACTCAATTCCTAATTCCTGTCATTTAAATTCTCTCATTTAAAATGAAATGAGAGTTTCCAAACGCTCTCTTATATGATTTGTCATGAAGTGGTTTTTCTTTGGGTTATATTTTGGGAAGGAttaattttttttccagagaTATTCTATCAAAATTATGTGGTAAGACCATTTTCAATAGCGCAAatttttttatctaaattatCTATGTATAATTTATGTGACATAT
Encoded here:
- the LOC141667179 gene encoding uncharacterized protein LOC141667179 — encoded protein: MEKENQQQSPAATALAIASCRKKKSEEATFLEDVKEHIDEFINASMDEHVSCFKKTIHKMFGMSKIVAERNSQTKEVESSLPLQTTTVD